The Medicago truncatula cultivar Jemalong A17 chromosome 4, MtrunA17r5.0-ANR, whole genome shotgun sequence genome includes a region encoding these proteins:
- the LOC11414517 gene encoding putative pentatricopeptide repeat-containing protein At3g47840: MHIFQKLFNGGFRQRVWVRRCYGSSPGLSLDDSFSFIPNTSLCSTNLNPPLNYVYPGTATECRDMIWQGKPEQRAPTAYYVPNMPELNSQLKQLMKLGKICEARDMFNKMSHRDEISWTNLIAGYVNAANSNEALILFSNMWVDSGLQKDQFVVSVALKACALGMNVYFGELLHGFSVKSGLINSVFVSSALVDMYMKVGKTEQGCSVFENMTTRNVVSWTAVIVGLVHAGCSLDGLSYFSEMWRSKVGYDSHTFAVALKASAESGLLHYGKAIHAQTIKQGFNETAYVVNTLGTMYSKCRKPDYVMRLFGKMSTPDVVSWTNLIMTYVQMGDEERALDAFKRMRKSDVSPNEYTFASVISACANLAITKWGEQIHGHALRLGLVDALSVSNSIITLYSKCGLLQEASLVFDGMTRKDIISWSTIISVYCQGSHAKEAFNYLSWMSREGPKPNEFALASVLSVCGSMALLEPGKQVHAYALCIGLDHETMVHSALISMYSRSGNLQEASKIFDSIKNNDIVSWTAMINGYAEHGYSQEAISLFENISSVGLMPDYVTFIGILTACNHAGLVDLGFYYYKLMTNEYQIAPSKEHYGCIIDLLCRAGRLSEAEHMVRNMPFPCDDVVWSTLLRACRDHGDLDRAIWAAEQMLRLHPNSAGAHITLANIYSASGRREEAAHVRKLMKSKGVIKEPGWSWINSNDQLNTFVAGVQSHPLSKQITTILELLRTSIGDARLDFGSIVEDVED, translated from the coding sequence GAACTGCCACTGAATGCAGAGATATGATCTGGCAGGGGAAACCGGAACAGCGAGCTCCTACTGCCTATTATGTCCCTAATATGCCTGAACTTAACTCTCAACTGAAGCAACTAATGAAACTAGGAAAAATTTGTGAAGCTAGGGATATGTTTAATAAAATGAGTCACAGAGATGAGATTTCATGGACAAATTTAATAGCGGGTTATGTCAATGCCGCAAACTCGAATGAAGCATTGATCTTATTCTCAAATATGTGGGTCGACTCTGGACTTCAAAAGGATCAATTCGTGGTTAGTGTTGCCCTCAAGGCTTGTGCACTTGGCATGAATGTATATTTTGGAGAATTATTGCATGGATTTTCAGTGAAATCTGGTTTGATAAACTCAGTTTTTGTCAGCAGTGCCCTTGTAGACATGTACATGAAAGTAGGAAAAACGGAACAAGGGTGTAGTGTCTTTGAAAATATGACAACAAGAAATGTAGTATCATGGACTGCCGTTATTGTGGGGCTTGTACATGCTGGTTGCAGTTTGGACGGACTATCATACTTTTCAGAAATGTGGAGGTCAAAAGTGGGCTATGATTCACATACATTTGCTGTTGCTTTAAAGGCATCTGCTGAATCAGGTTTGTTACATTATGGGAAAGCCATACACGCACAAACAATAAAACAAGGGTTCAATGAAACCGCGTATGTTGTTAATACTCTTGGTACCATGTATAGTAAATGTAGGAAACCAGACTATGTCATGCGATTATTTGGAAAAATGAGTACCCCAGATGTAGTTTCATGGACGAACCTTATTATGACTTATGTACAGATGGGTGATGAAGAACGTGCATTGGACGCATTTAAAAGAATGAGAAAATCTGATGTCAGCCCAAATGAGTACACTTTTGCATCTGTAATTTCTGCGTGTGCAAATCTCGCTATTACTAAATGGGGGGAACAAATACACGGCCATGCATTGCGTCTAGGTTTGGTAGATGCCTTGTCGGTATCAAATTCTATCATCACTCTTTATTCAAAATGTGGGCTGTTACAGGAAGCTTCATTGGTATTTGATGGTATGACTAGAAAAGATATTATTTCTTGGAGCACTATAATTTCTGTTTATTGTCAAGGAAGTCACGCAAAAGAAGCTTTTAACTATCTATCATGGATGAGTAGGGAAGGTCCGAAACCAAACGAATTTGCCCTTGCTAGTGTTCTGAGTGTTTGTGGAAGCATGGCACTTCTTGAGCCAGGTAAACAGGTGCATGCCTATGCCCTGTGCATTGGCTTAGATCATGAAACAATGGTTCATAGTGCTCTAATTAGTATGTATTCAAGAAGTGGAAATCTACAAGAGGCTTCAAAAATCTTTGATAGTATAAAAAATAACGACATTGTATCATGGACTGCAATGATTAATGGGTATGCCGAGCATGGCTACAGCCAAGAGGCTATTAGCTTGTTTGAGAACATTTCCAGTGTTGGTTTAATGCCGGATTATGTGACGTTTATTGGTATTTTGACTGCTTGTAACCATGCTGGATTGGTTGATCTTGGTTTCTACTACTATAAGTTAATGACTAATGAGTACCAGATCGCTCCTTCAAAAGAGCACTATGGTTGCATAATTGATCTTCTATGCAGAGCAGGGCGGTTGAGTGAAGCTGAGCATATGGTACGAAACATGCCATTCCCTTGTGACGATGTCGTGTGGTCTACCTTACTCAGAGCATGTAGGGATCATGGGGATCTTGACCGAGCAATATGGGCAGCTGAACAGATGCTTCGCTTGCATCCAAATTCTGCTGGAGCTCACATCACTCTGGCTAACATATATTCTGCCAGTGGAAGGAGGGAGGAAGCAGCACATGTAAGGAAGCTAATGAAGTCAAAGGGAGTAATAAAGGAGCCTGGATGGTCTTGGATTAATAGCAATGACCAATTGAATACATTTGTTGCTGGGGTTCAATCTCATCCACTAAGTAAACAAATAACAACCATTCTGGAATTACTAAGAACAAGTATAGGAGATGCTAGGCTGGATTTCGGTTCTATTGTAGAAGATGTTGAAGACTAG